A stretch of the Streptococcus oralis genome encodes the following:
- a CDS encoding Cna B-type domain-containing protein, with translation MKNKKFWLSILTSLACVLGIILAPNSAEAKELKNVISNIGIWEVDNGKFISPDENGIYNLSPEHHDYSNYKFSVDYDLSAYDGKLEDGDTFTFTVPSPLTVRNESFDLKDKETDLVIGETQIVSNGDNNGGKVTITLKNLKAYLEKKGGYQVQNVKGTFFVGFSSKNELSNETLRFDKTETINEITHQIKVKRGEASDYSEGIGRANFSKYHGLIYKEDWTSSALNKSGQYLHSWYVRANPKQAAYNKIEIHDWVDPNASPMQMIPETFKVTAGWYDKSYYFKDEVVLEAGKDYQVSWNESYTDFTLTINNASSIVAKNGKPAAFRINYKTSAPADGTKVQNNAEMKGDDQILTYDDYSNKTVVKQIGNSVVASGGTIQLETGYRIILYKVDELTHDRLKGAKFKITPPAGATAKEEIVTTNDDGIAESSIYSESDIKKGNFTVTEVQAPEGYELNPTPFEMTVGQDGAIKTVTNKRSKAKVKIKANKKLTGRELKAEEFEFTLTDQDGKVKETVKNDKDGNIAFSELEFDKAGTYTFKIAEKAGSDTSIKYDTKTVTATVTVADKGKGALEATVSYDDEKSFENTYTPAKTEVSVKKVWKDENNQDGKRPSSVTVKLLADGQDTGKTLELTEANGWAGSFKDLDADKGGTPIQYTVAEVTVPGYTSEVTGDAASGFTITNSYLPETVVVKATKNWDDANNQDGKRPTKITINLLADGQQVDSKEVQAAADGTWTVEFTKLAKYKAGKEIKYTVTEEAVAEYEATITDFTITNKYAPKEIDYKVTKVWNDANNQDGKRPESVTIQLYKKVGNADPVAVEGKQLTLTAKEKTDDNTWVASFTNLPQYEVGKEITYSIKEVDVPAGYEASVTGQVVTNNYTPETVILSGAKVWDDNNNQDGKRADKVKVQILNGDKVVQEIEVSEKTGWKFESKKLPKYENGKEIKYTVKETAMTEYKATITTDKDGKYTITNEHTPEKTSVKGHKIWKDEDNKDGIRPASITVKLLADGKETGQTATVSETSGWTYEFTGLDRYQEGKEIAYTVEEVNVPDGYTASVEGYNITNTHTPEKPTPGKPNEPGKPKKGGELPNTGSESNQVALVAGIALLGLGTGFLARRKKED, from the coding sequence ATGAAGAACAAGAAATTTTGGTTATCCATCCTAACTTCTCTGGCATGTGTTCTAGGGATAATCCTTGCTCCCAATTCAGCAGAAGCGAAGGAGTTAAAGAATGTTATCAGTAATATCGGAATTTGGGAAGTTGATAATGGTAAATTTATAAGTCCGGATGAAAATGGAATTTATAACCTTTCTCCAGAGCACCATGACTACTCAAACTATAAGTTCTCAGTGGATTATGATTTGAGTGCCTACGATGGCAAATTGGAGGACGGTGATACCTTTACATTTACAGTCCCAAGTCCGTTAACCGTGAGAAATGAGAGTTTTGACTTGAAAGACAAAGAAACAGATCTCGTTATCGGGGAAACTCAAATTGTATCAAATGGGGATAATAATGGTGGTAAGGTAACTATTACATTAAAGAATCTGAAAGCTTACCTTGAGAAAAAAGGTGGCTATCAAGTACAAAATGTCAAAGGGACATTCTTTGTTGGTTTTAGTTCTAAAAATGAACTAAGCAATGAGACGCTTCGATTTGATAAAACGGAAACCATAAATGAAATTACACACCAGATTAAGGTAAAAAGAGGCGAAGCATCTGATTATTCTGAAGGTATTGGACGTGCGAATTTCAGTAAGTATCATGGTTTGATTTATAAAGAGGATTGGACATCTAGTGCTCTAAATAAGAGTGGACAATATTTACACAGTTGGTATGTTCGAGCTAATCCGAAACAAGCTGCCTATAACAAAATTGAAATTCATGACTGGGTTGATCCTAATGCCTCACCGATGCAGATGATTCCAGAAACATTTAAAGTTACGGCAGGTTGGTACGATAAATCTTATTACTTTAAAGATGAGGTGGTCTTAGAAGCTGGTAAAGATTACCAAGTTAGTTGGAATGAGTCATATACCGATTTTACTTTAACAATTAACAATGCTTCTTCAATTGTTGCTAAGAACGGGAAACCTGCAGCATTTCGAATTAATTATAAAACAAGTGCTCCAGCTGATGGAACAAAAGTTCAGAATAATGCTGAAATGAAGGGTGATGACCAGATTCTTACATATGACGACTATAGTAATAAGACAGTCGTTAAGCAAATCGGAAACTCAGTAGTTGCTTCAGGCGGTACAATTCAGTTAGAAACTGGTTACCGTATCATTCTTTACAAGGTCGATGAGCTGACTCATGACCGTCTAAAAGGAGCAAAATTCAAGATTACTCCTCCGGCAGGAGCTACGGCTAAAGAGGAAATTGTAACGACAAATGATGACGGAATTGCTGAATCATCTATTTACTCAGAAAGTGATATCAAGAAAGGGAACTTTACAGTAACTGAGGTTCAGGCTCCTGAGGGATATGAGTTAAATCCTACTCCATTTGAGATGACTGTTGGACAAGACGGAGCTATCAAAACAGTTACAAATAAACGTAGCAAAGCTAAAGTTAAGATTAAAGCTAATAAAAAACTTACAGGACGTGAGTTAAAGGCTGAAGAGTTTGAATTCACTTTAACAGACCAAGATGGTAAGGTGAAAGAAACTGTGAAGAATGACAAAGACGGAAACATTGCTTTCTCAGAATTGGAATTCGACAAAGCAGGAACTTATACCTTTAAAATTGCTGAAAAAGCTGGCAGTGATACAAGCATCAAGTACGATACTAAAACTGTTACGGCTACAGTTACTGTAGCGGACAAGGGTAAAGGCGCACTTGAAGCAACTGTTTCTTACGATGATGAAAAATCATTCGAGAACACTTACACTCCAGCAAAAACGGAAGTTTCTGTTAAGAAAGTATGGAAGGACGAGAACAACCAAGATGGCAAACGCCCATCTTCTGTCACAGTTAAATTGCTTGCAGATGGTCAAGATACTGGTAAAACACTTGAATTGACTGAAGCAAATGGTTGGGCTGGAAGCTTCAAAGACCTTGATGCTGATAAAGGTGGAACACCTATACAGTACACGGTAGCAGAAGTAACTGTTCCTGGTTACACTTCTGAAGTTACTGGTGATGCTGCATCAGGATTCACTATCACAAATAGCTATTTACCAGAAACAGTTGTTGTAAAAGCAACTAAGAACTGGGATGACGCGAACAACCAAGACGGCAAACGTCCAACCAAGATTACAATCAATCTTTTAGCAGACGGTCAGCAAGTTGATTCGAAAGAAGTTCAAGCAGCCGCAGACGGAACTTGGACTGTCGAATTCACGAAATTAGCAAAATATAAAGCTGGTAAAGAAATCAAATACACTGTAACAGAAGAAGCCGTAGCAGAATACGAAGCGACTATTACAGACTTTACCATCACAAACAAATATGCTCCTAAAGAAATTGACTACAAGGTAACAAAAGTATGGAACGATGCGAACAACCAAGATGGTAAACGTCCTGAGTCCGTAACGATTCAACTTTATAAAAAAGTAGGAAATGCAGATCCAGTAGCCGTTGAAGGTAAGCAATTGACCTTAACAGCTAAGGAGAAGACTGATGATAACACTTGGGTAGCATCCTTCACCAATCTTCCACAATACGAAGTTGGAAAAGAAATCACCTATTCTATCAAGGAAGTGGATGTACCAGCTGGTTACGAAGCCTCTGTGACTGGTCAAGTAGTGACAAACAATTACACACCAGAAACAGTAATTCTTTCAGGAGCTAAGGTTTGGGATGATAACAACAACCAAGACGGCAAACGTGCAGATAAAGTGAAAGTTCAAATTCTTAACGGCGACAAGGTTGTTCAAGAAATTGAAGTTTCAGAAAAAACTGGTTGGAAGTTCGAATCTAAAAAACTTCCTAAGTATGAGAATGGTAAGGAAATCAAGTACACTGTCAAAGAAACTGCTATGACAGAATACAAAGCAACCATCACTACAGACAAGGATGGTAAGTACACCATTACTAACGAACATACTCCAGAGAAAACATCTGTAAAAGGTCATAAAATCTGGAAAGATGAAGATAACAAAGATGGCATCCGTCCAGCATCTATCACCGTAAAACTTCTTGCAGATGGTAAGGAAACTGGTCAGACAGCTACAGTGTCAGAAACAAGTGGCTGGACTTATGAGTTTACAGGTCTTGATCGTTATCAAGAAGGTAAGGAGATTGCCTACACTGTTGAAGAAGTGAATGTTCCAGATGGTTATACTGCTTCGGTAGAAGGTTACAACATTACAAATACGCACACTCCTGAAAAACCAACACCTGGCAAACCAAATGAACCAGGTAAGCCTAAAAAAGGTGGGGAATTGCCTAATACAGGAAGCGAGTCTAACCAAGTGGCTCTAGTAGCTGGAATCGCCCTACTTGGATTGGGAACAGGATTCTTGGCAAGACGCAAAAAAGAAGATTAA
- a CDS encoding class I SAM-dependent methyltransferase, which produces MIETRLQDKLKSGLEVENFQKDGAIYLSLNPDYLSGDNAKYMTMYNRMARWYDMSEKWIGPLLHGKAIDKLRKDLMEEIEWKDNLSVLYVSIGTGQDLRYIPETIDLKSLDFVGVDISISMLKKCQKSCAKKTNLQLFHACAEDLPFADNSFDIVYHIGGINFFNDKAKAMQEMLRVAKPRTKLLIADETADYVDQQYKKNHFSKDYFKDATVDLSEIENAVPSEVKEKEMKLLWDEKFYALTFRK; this is translated from the coding sequence ATGATTGAAACAAGATTACAAGATAAATTGAAGTCAGGTTTGGAGGTGGAAAATTTTCAAAAAGATGGGGCTATCTATCTGTCTCTTAATCCAGATTATTTATCTGGAGATAATGCTAAATACATGACCATGTACAACCGTATGGCTCGCTGGTATGATATGAGTGAGAAATGGATAGGACCACTTCTCCACGGCAAGGCAATTGATAAGTTGAGAAAGGATCTGATGGAGGAAATAGAATGGAAGGATAATTTATCTGTTCTTTATGTCTCTATCGGGACTGGCCAAGACCTCCGTTATATTCCTGAGACAATTGACCTGAAAAGTTTAGACTTTGTAGGGGTAGATATTTCTATCAGTATGCTAAAAAAATGCCAGAAATCTTGTGCTAAAAAGACCAATCTGCAACTTTTCCATGCTTGCGCGGAGGATCTACCCTTTGCGGATAATAGTTTTGACATTGTCTACCATATTGGCGGAATCAATTTTTTCAATGATAAGGCCAAGGCTATGCAGGAAATGCTACGAGTAGCGAAGCCAAGAACCAAGCTTTTAATCGCAGATGAGACGGCTGACTATGTGGATCAGCAATATAAGAAAAATCATTTTAGTAAGGATTATTTTAAAGACGCTACTGTTGATTTGAGTGAAATTGAGAATGCTGTTCCAAGTGAAGTTAAGGAAAAGGAAATGAAACTTCTTTGGGATGAAAAATTCTACGCCTTAACATTTAGGAAATAA
- a CDS encoding DUF3397 domain-containing protein → MGMILMKIASILLLILTLVVCFIVTKLFGLRKIGFNFADLAFPLLVFEYYLITAKAFTHNFLPRLGVALSLLAILLVVFFLVKKRSFYYPKFIKFFWRAGFLLTLIIYIAMIVELMMLP, encoded by the coding sequence ATTGGTATGATTTTAATGAAAATAGCATCTATTTTATTATTGATATTAACCTTGGTGGTTTGCTTTATTGTCACCAAGCTTTTTGGACTTAGGAAAATAGGATTTAATTTCGCGGATCTAGCTTTTCCACTTTTGGTATTTGAGTACTACCTGATTACTGCTAAAGCCTTTACCCACAACTTTCTACCGCGACTTGGAGTCGCACTTTCTCTCCTAGCAATCCTCCTTGTAGTCTTTTTCCTTGTCAAAAAACGAAGTTTTTATTACCCTAAATTCATCAAATTTTTCTGGAGAGCTGGTTTTCTCCTTACCTTAATCATCTACATAGCTATGATTGTCGAATTGATGATGCTCCCATAA
- a CDS encoding TIGR01212 family radical SAM protein (This family includes YhcC from E. coli K-12, an uncharacterized radical SAM protein.), whose translation MKVMKSYNTLNDYYRKLFGEKTFKVPIDAGFDCPNRDGTVAHGGCTFCTVSGSGDAIVAPDAPIREQFYKEIDFMHRKWPDVQKYLVYFQNFTNTHEKVEVIRERYEQAINEPGVVGINIGTRPDCLPDETIEYLAELSERMHVTVELGLQTTFETTSDLINRAHSYELYVETVKRLRKYPKIEIVSHLINGLPGETHEMMVENVRLCVRDNDIQGIKLHLLHLMTNTRMQRDYHEGRLQLMSQDEYVKVICDQLEIIPKHIVIHRITGDAPRDMLIGPMWSLNKWEVLNAIETEMRRRGSVQGCKAVKQEF comes from the coding sequence ATGAAAGTTATGAAATCTTATAATACCTTGAATGATTATTATCGAAAACTTTTCGGAGAAAAGACTTTCAAAGTTCCTATCGATGCGGGATTTGACTGTCCAAATCGGGATGGAACTGTAGCACATGGTGGTTGTACTTTTTGTACGGTTTCAGGTTCTGGAGATGCCATCGTGGCACCGGATGCCCCTATCCGTGAGCAATTTTATAAGGAAATTGACTTTATGCACCGCAAATGGCCAGATGTTCAGAAGTACTTGGTTTATTTTCAAAATTTTACCAACACCCATGAAAAGGTGGAAGTGATTCGGGAGCGATATGAGCAGGCTATCAACGAGCCAGGTGTAGTAGGAATCAATATCGGAACACGGCCAGACTGTTTACCCGATGAAACCATCGAATATTTGGCTGAGTTATCGGAACGCATGCATGTGACGGTAGAATTGGGCTTACAGACAACCTTTGAAACAACTTCTGACTTGATTAACCGTGCCCATTCTTATGAATTGTATGTGGAAACAGTAAAACGCTTGAGGAAATATCCCAAGATTGAGATTGTTTCCCATTTGATTAATGGTCTGCCTGGTGAGACTCATGAGATGATGGTCGAAAATGTTCGTCTCTGTGTTAGGGATAATGATATACAAGGTATTAAGCTGCACTTGCTTCACCTCATGACCAATACGCGCATGCAGCGGGATTACCACGAAGGACGCTTGCAACTGATGAGTCAGGATGAGTATGTCAAGGTCATCTGTGATCAGTTGGAAATCATTCCCAAGCATATCGTCATCCATCGAATTACTGGAGATGCACCGAGAGATATGCTGATTGGTCCTATGTGGAGCCTCAATAAATGGGAAGTGCTAAATGCTATTGAAACTGAAATGAGACGTCGTGGAAGTGTGCAAGGATGCAAGGCTGTAAAACAGGAGTTTTAA
- a CDS encoding tRNA (mnm(5)s(2)U34)-methyltransferase gives MKRPLEMAHDFLAEVVTKEDIVVDATMGNGHDTLFLAKLAKQVYAFDIQEQALEKTQERLDQAGMTNAQLILQGHETLDQFVTEAKAGIFNLGYLPSADKSVITQPQTTIEALEKLCHLLVKGGRIAIMIYYGHEGGDTERDAVLDFVSQLNQQEYTAAIYRTLNQVNNPPFLVMIEKLERYRHG, from the coding sequence ATGAAAAGACCACTTGAGATGGCACATGATTTTTTGGCTGAGGTTGTGACAAAAGAGGATATTGTAGTGGATGCGACTATGGGCAATGGACACGATACCCTTTTTTTAGCCAAGCTAGCCAAGCAAGTCTATGCCTTTGATATCCAGGAGCAGGCTTTGGAGAAGACGCAAGAGCGTTTGGATCAGGCTGGAATGACAAATGCTCAGTTAATCTTGCAAGGTCACGAGACACTGGATCAATTTGTGACAGAAGCTAAGGCAGGGATTTTTAATCTGGGTTATTTACCTTCTGCTGATAAATCCGTCATCACCCAACCTCAGACTACCATTGAAGCCTTAGAAAAGCTGTGTCATTTGCTTGTCAAAGGAGGACGGATTGCTATCATGATCTACTATGGTCATGAAGGAGGAGATACTGAGAGGGATGCTGTATTGGATTTTGTTAGTCAGTTGAACCAACAAGAGTATACAGCTGCCATTTATCGAACCCTAAACCAAGTCAATAATCCCCCGTTTTTAGTTATGATTGAGAAATTAGAAAGGTATAGACATGGATAA
- a CDS encoding cation:proton antiporter: MELLIYLILFLFVLIISTTTNKLLPFLPLPLVQILLGIGIGLFVPDADFHLNTELFLAMVIGPLLFREAEEADITSILKHWRIVVFLIFPVIFISTLSLGGMAHFLWMTLPLAACLAVGAALGPTDLVAFASLSERFCFPKRVSNILKGEGLLNDASGLVAFQMALAAWTTGTFSFSQAGTSLALSILGGFVVGFVTAMVNRFLHSFLLSVRAIDIASELLLELSLPLMTFFIAEEFHVSGIIAVVVAGILKASRFKKITLLEAQVDTVTETVWHTVTFMLNGSVFVLLGMELELIAEPILSNSLYNPLLLLISVVVLTFLLFAIRFVMIAGFYFVRTRRLKKKIHKYMKDMLLLTFSGVKGTVSIATILLIPSHLEQEYPLLLFLVAGVTLLSFLTGLLVLPHLSEEQEESKDHLMHIAILNDVAAELEKELDHHKNKLPLYAAIDNYHGRIENLILSLENKRVQEDWESLKLLILSIEIDGLEQAYEENRISERGYRVYQRYLKNMEQSINRNFASRVTYYFLVSLRILRFLLHEMFTFGKTFRSWMNEESRKLLAVDYDQISELYLENTELIIESLENLKGVYKSSLISFMQESRLRETAIIGSGAFVERVINRIKPNNIDEMLRGYYLERKAIFEYEEAKLITAKYAKKLRQNVNNLENYSLKEAANTLPYDMLDLIRRT, encoded by the coding sequence GTGGAATTACTCATTTACTTGATTCTATTTTTATTTGTCTTAATCATTTCAACCACGACCAATAAACTTCTCCCTTTTTTGCCTCTTCCTCTTGTGCAAATCCTTTTGGGGATTGGGATTGGCTTATTTGTTCCTGATGCGGATTTTCATCTCAATACGGAGCTGTTTCTGGCCATGGTTATTGGTCCCTTACTTTTCCGGGAGGCAGAAGAAGCGGATATTACGTCCATTTTGAAGCACTGGCGGATTGTCGTCTTTCTGATTTTTCCTGTGATTTTTATCTCGACCTTAAGCTTAGGAGGTATGGCTCACTTCCTTTGGATGACTCTTCCTTTAGCTGCCTGTTTGGCAGTTGGAGCGGCACTTGGGCCAACAGATTTGGTTGCTTTCGCATCTCTTTCTGAACGTTTTTGTTTTCCAAAACGGGTTTCCAATATCCTAAAAGGGGAAGGGCTCTTAAATGACGCTTCTGGTTTGGTTGCCTTTCAGATGGCTCTGGCTGCTTGGACAACAGGAACGTTTTCTTTCAGCCAAGCTGGGACTTCCCTAGCACTTTCTATCCTCGGTGGTTTTGTAGTCGGTTTTGTGACGGCTATGGTCAATCGTTTCTTGCATAGCTTTTTGCTGAGTGTACGAGCGATAGATATAGCCAGTGAATTATTGCTAGAACTAAGTTTGCCACTCATGACCTTTTTCATCGCAGAAGAGTTTCATGTTTCAGGGATTATCGCAGTAGTGGTTGCAGGTATTTTGAAGGCCAGTCGCTTTAAGAAAATTACGCTCCTTGAGGCTCAGGTAGACACCGTGACGGAGACCGTCTGGCACACCGTGACCTTTATGCTAAATGGATCAGTCTTTGTTCTCTTGGGAATGGAATTAGAGTTGATTGCAGAGCCGATTTTGTCTAATTCTCTCTACAATCCCCTTCTTTTACTGATTTCAGTTGTCGTTCTGACCTTCTTGCTTTTTGCGATCCGCTTTGTCATGATTGCTGGTTTTTACTTTGTGAGGACGCGTCGACTTAAGAAAAAAATTCATAAGTACATGAAAGATATGCTTCTTTTGACCTTCTCTGGTGTCAAAGGGACAGTATCTATCGCGACCATTCTCCTCATACCAAGTCATTTGGAGCAGGAATACCCTCTCTTACTCTTCCTTGTAGCAGGCGTTACACTATTGAGCTTTCTAACAGGTTTATTGGTCCTCCCTCACTTATCTGAGGAACAAGAGGAAAGCAAGGATCATTTGATGCATATTGCGATTTTGAATGATGTGGCTGCAGAATTAGAAAAAGAGCTAGACCATCACAAGAACAAACTCCCTCTTTATGCAGCTATTGATAATTATCATGGTCGAATTGAAAACCTCATCCTTAGTCTGGAAAATAAGAGAGTCCAAGAGGACTGGGAGTCCCTCAAGCTTCTTATCTTGAGTATTGAGATTGACGGTTTGGAACAAGCCTACGAGGAAAATAGAATCAGTGAGCGTGGCTATCGAGTTTACCAGCGTTACCTAAAAAACATGGAGCAGAGTATCAATCGGAATTTCGCTTCTAGAGTGACTTATTACTTCCTAGTTTCCTTACGGATACTGCGCTTTCTACTCCATGAAATGTTTACCTTTGGTAAGACCTTTCGCAGTTGGATGAATGAAGAATCTCGTAAACTACTAGCAGTTGACTATGATCAGATTTCAGAGTTGTATTTGGAAAATACAGAGCTGATTATCGAGAGTTTGGAAAACCTCAAAGGGGTTTACAAGAGTTCTCTGATTAGCTTTATGCAAGAGTCTCGTCTACGCGAGACGGCCATTATCGGAAGTGGTGCTTTTGTTGAGCGGGTTATCAATCGCATCAAGCCAAACAATATCGATGAAATGCTGCGAGGCTACTATCTCGAACGTAAGGCAATCTTTGAATACGAAGAAGCTAAACTGATAACAGCCAAGTATGCCAAAAAACTACGCCAAAATGTGAATAATTTAGAGAATTATTCTCTGAAAGAGGCTGCAAATACCTTGCCTTATGATATGCTAGATTTAATCAGAAGAACTTAG
- a CDS encoding YihY/virulence factor BrkB family protein, with protein MKKWWKELMDRPLLKAFLHYYQASDSELTSVAVAYYWLISIFPLLMIMVNILPYFQIPVSNFLLTIKEFLPDTVYDVVAKIVREVLTQPSTGLLSFAVLSALWTFSKSMDFLQKAFNKAYGVTKSRGIISHQLMSLLVSFGLQILFAFALFLSMFGRMLLNLLKTYWQSDSPLFSYLQDFTGPLVYALIFAILVMIYYFLPKVKAPRIRYVLPGSVFVLLTLIFLLNIFSVYVNSYVNHLVDVRFFSSIIVVVMMFWFILIAKILIIGAVINASVQSLKDPKFGIE; from the coding sequence ATGAAAAAGTGGTGGAAAGAGCTGATGGACAGGCCCTTATTGAAAGCTTTTTTGCATTATTATCAAGCATCTGATAGCGAGTTGACCAGTGTTGCGGTTGCCTACTATTGGTTGATTTCAATCTTTCCTTTGCTAATGATAATGGTCAATATTTTGCCTTATTTTCAGATTCCGGTCTCAAATTTCTTACTTACGATCAAGGAATTTTTGCCTGATACGGTGTATGATGTGGTCGCCAAGATTGTCCGAGAAGTTCTGACTCAACCATCGACTGGTTTGCTGAGTTTTGCTGTTTTATCTGCCCTCTGGACTTTTTCGAAATCAATGGATTTCCTCCAAAAAGCCTTTAACAAAGCCTATGGAGTGACCAAGAGTCGAGGCATTATCTCCCATCAGTTGATGAGTCTACTTGTTAGTTTTGGCTTGCAGATCCTTTTTGCCTTTGCCTTGTTTTTGAGTATGTTTGGTCGTATGTTGCTTAACCTCCTCAAAACTTACTGGCAATCAGACAGTCCGCTATTTTCCTACCTGCAAGACTTTACAGGCCCTCTGGTCTATGCCTTGATCTTTGCCATTCTAGTCATGATTTATTACTTCCTTCCAAAAGTAAAAGCACCACGAATCCGCTATGTTTTACCAGGAAGTGTCTTTGTCTTGCTAACTCTTATCTTTTTATTGAATATCTTTTCTGTCTACGTCAATAGTTATGTTAATCATCTGGTTGATGTCCGATTTTTCAGTTCCATTATTGTGGTAGTCATGATGTTCTGGTTTATTCTCATTGCAAAGATTTTGATTATCGGAGCAGTTATCAATGCCAGTGTTCAGAGTTTGAAAGATCCAAAGTTTGGTATAGAATAA
- the queA gene encoding tRNA preQ1(34) S-adenosylmethionine ribosyltransferase-isomerase QueA, with product MNTADFDFHLPEELIAQTPLEKRDASKLLIVNRETGEMQDKHFHSIIDMLEPGDALVMNDTRVLPARLYGQKEETGGHVELLLLKNTAGDEWEVLAKPAKRLKVGTRVSFGDGRLSAVVTEELTHGGRIVRFEYQGIFLEVLESLGEMPLPPYIHEKLDDRERYQTVYAKESGSAAAPTAGLHFTKELLAEIQAKGVHLVYLTLHVGLGTFRPVSVDNLDEHEMHSEFYQLSDEAAATLRSVKENGGRVIAVGTTSIRTLETIGSKFDGQIQADSGWTNIFIKPGYDWKVVDAFSTNFHLPKSTLVMLVSAFAGRDLVLDAYHHAIQEHYRFFSFGDAMFIY from the coding sequence ATGAATACAGCTGATTTTGATTTCCACTTACCTGAGGAATTGATTGCCCAAACACCACTTGAAAAACGTGATGCGTCTAAACTTCTTATCGTTAATCGTGAGACGGGAGAAATGCAGGATAAACACTTCCACTCCATTATTGATATGCTGGAACCTGGTGATGCCCTTGTTATGAACGACACTCGCGTTCTCCCTGCCCGCCTCTATGGTCAAAAGGAAGAAACAGGAGGTCATGTGGAACTTCTCCTGCTCAAAAATACTGCAGGTGATGAGTGGGAAGTTCTGGCTAAACCTGCCAAACGTCTCAAGGTTGGTACTCGTGTCAGCTTTGGCGATGGCCGCCTCAGCGCTGTCGTTACCGAAGAATTAACCCACGGGGGCCGCATTGTCCGCTTTGAATACCAAGGAATTTTCCTAGAAGTTTTGGAAAGTCTGGGTGAAATGCCACTACCACCTTATATCCATGAAAAATTGGATGACCGTGAACGTTATCAAACGGTCTACGCTAAAGAGAGTGGCTCTGCTGCAGCACCAACTGCTGGATTGCACTTCACCAAAGAACTGCTAGCAGAAATCCAAGCCAAGGGTGTTCATCTGGTCTATCTCACTCTCCATGTCGGACTCGGAACCTTTAGACCTGTCTCTGTTGACAATCTGGACGAACACGAAATGCACTCGGAGTTCTACCAACTTTCTGATGAAGCAGCTGCCACCCTTCGCTCAGTCAAGGAAAATGGAGGTCGCGTCATCGCTGTTGGAACCACTTCGATTCGCACACTGGAAACCATCGGTTCCAAGTTTGATGGGCAAATCCAAGCAGATTCTGGTTGGACCAATATCTTTATCAAACCAGGCTACGACTGGAAGGTCGTAGATGCCTTTTCAACCAACTTCCACCTGCCAAAATCAACTCTTGTCATGCTAGTTTCTGCCTTTGCAGGTCGTGACTTAGTCCTAGATGCCTATCACCATGCCATCCAAGAACACTACCGCTTCTTCAGTTTTGGAGATGCCATGTTTATCTATTAA
- a CDS encoding glucosamine-6-phosphate deaminase, translated as MKVIKVENQIEGGKVAFEILKEKLANGAQTLGLATGSSPLEFYKEIVESDLDFSNLTSVNLDEYVGLDGDNPQSYRYFMQENLFNQKPFKESFLPRGVKDNAEEEVERYNQILADHPVDLQILGIGRNGHIGFNEPGTPFDSQTHLVELDQSTIEANARFFDKIEDVPTQAISMGIKNILDAKSIILFAYGESKAEAIAGTVSGPVTENLPASSLQNHPDVTIIADAEALSLLEK; from the coding sequence ATGAAAGTTATTAAAGTTGAAAACCAAATTGAAGGTGGAAAAGTAGCTTTTGAGATTTTGAAGGAAAAATTGGCCAATGGTGCTCAAACATTAGGACTTGCGACAGGAAGTAGTCCACTTGAATTTTACAAGGAAATCGTTGAGAGTGACCTTGATTTTTCAAATCTGACTAGTGTGAACCTTGATGAGTATGTAGGGCTTGATGGGGACAATCCACAATCTTATCGTTACTTCATGCAAGAAAACTTATTCAACCAAAAACCATTTAAAGAAAGCTTCTTGCCACGTGGTGTTAAGGACAATGCTGAAGAAGAAGTAGAACGCTATAATCAAATTTTGGCTGACCATCCAGTTGATTTGCAAATCTTGGGGATTGGTCGCAATGGACACATCGGCTTTAACGAGCCAGGAACTCCATTTGATAGCCAAACGCATTTAGTAGAACTTGATCAATCTACCATCGAAGCCAATGCTCGCTTCTTTGACAAGATTGAAGATGTTCCAACCCAAGCCATTTCAATGGGAATTAAAAACATCTTGGATGCCAAGTCAATTATTCTCTTTGCTTACGGTGAGTCAAAAGCAGAAGCCATTGCCGGAACAGTATCAGGCCCAGTGACTGAGAATCTCCCAGCAAGCAGTCTACAAAACCACCCTGATGTGACGATCATCGCAGATGCAGAAGCGCTCAGCTTACTTGAAAAGTAA